Below is a window of Gopherus evgoodei ecotype Sinaloan lineage chromosome 21, rGopEvg1_v1.p, whole genome shotgun sequence DNA.
TAGAAGGACAGGAACTGACCCACCTGTGTTCCAGCATATGAGAGGTAAATCTAACCACATTGGCTGGGAGAGAAGTTTCTGACTAGAGAAGATGAACCGTGTCTCTGGGCTGTTAATTGTTGGTTTGGCTAGAGCTTTTCCTCTCGGCACTCTGGGATCTCATTCTCACTCATGGAATGGCACTGTATGAGGTAGGGAAGTGGTTAAAATGTAGGGGTGCTCTTTAATCATTATTCACAGGGTTTCAGGGTTGTCACAGCAGGAAACAAGTCAGAGAGATGGTGATTTTCCCATTTCTTCATGActtttgtgtgtgtctctgtgactCATGCGGTAGTGGGGACTcctgccagggccgcccagaggattcagagggcctagGGGCTTCGGTGGTGGGaggcccctgctgctgaattgctgctgaagacaaggcacttcagtggtgggtcccggggcagaaggaccccccaccgtggGTCTTCGGTGCACTTCGGTGGTGAGTCCCATGGCAGAAGGAACCCCTGCCATgtgtcttcagggcactttgtcAGCAGGTCTTGTAGCGGGAGgaccccccgccgtgggtcttcatGGCACTTTGTCGGTGGGTCCTGGAGTGGGAGGACcctctgccgccgaattgccaccgaagacccagagtggaagaagttCCAGGAgcccgggccccatgagagttttccggggcccccgaaGCAAGTGAACGACACCGCTTCAGGGctcctgaaaaactctcgtgggggcccctgcggggtctgGGGCAAGTTGCTCCACTTGCCCtcacctctgggcagccctggctcctgcagctctggtTCCTCTGGACTGGGCTCAGCTTCCCCCTCCAGGCATTTTGACCAAGTGCGCAGGATCTCAGTGCCTCTCAGGTGTGGCCCGGCTGCCCTCCGGAGCAGAAACTGCAGCTGCTGATGTTCCTGAGGCAAGAGTGGAACAGGGTGTCAGAATCAGCAGGCAACCAGCTGAGGCAGGAGCCAGTGCAGGCTGGGAAAGGGGCGGGCTAGCACTgaaacaggcacagagcaggagcaggaggagcaggaggaaagGTGGTTGATGTAAAGCTGCTGGAAATTTGTAGTTCCCCTCCCGTCCCCagtgaaaaatcaaaaacaattacaagaaagcagaaacttcccatgaacattttcattgtttttgaaaacccagttttcaattatttttctttaaagagtCAATGAATAGTTTTCAACCAGCCATATCCATAATGTACAACTAAGTCTAGTGGTGTCTGCTAGTGCATAAAGGAATATAATGGGGCAGAACCCCAGCTGAGGTAAATCAGTGAAGTTCTGTTGAATTTGATGAACCAGATACATAGCTGGTGTAAATGCAGCTACACTGATCTTGGCTCCATTTGTGAATCTGCTGGGTTTTCTGTTGTACATTTGTCTACTTGAACATCTCTGTACACCTGTAGTTTTATTTAAGTCTCTCCATGGGGAACGTGTTTGAGCAGGATTTTTTATTCTGTGCCTGAAAGGACTTCCCTGAGAATGTGGGTGTTGTGTAGATGGCACTCTCTAGgtttgttgtgtgtgtatgtgtatttttaCATATTTTGTGTATGCACGAGTGTGGATAAAATGGACTAAATTCTGTTCTCAACTCCATTAGATATCTTGATAATTTAGTTCAGTGTAAATGAAAATTATGCAACGTAAATAGAAACTTGTGGCGTGACCAGttgcacaacaacaaaaaatgaagtGCACATTTTCTAAACAGATACACACCAAAGTATACACATCGTCAAATAAAACACAATTTTCCATGCACCCTACACAACAAACACTGCACCCACAGTGATAATGCAATCACACaaaaatatacaaacacacaaactCTACTCAAGCATACATGGTACACTGGACTTTTAATCCAGCTATCTAGCTATCTCCatacacatctatctatctatcatggAGCTACCAGGGCtgtgctctggaactactccatataaagccagtcaggactttgggggagCATGCCTCCTGCTTCctagcatactgtctccagggcaagaagtttACACAGCTtcaaccttcctgggtctgacctcagagcattcagcatccccttccacactgtATGGTTCTTGCAGTGAATCTGCCcgggcagggctcctggggaaggcagagagccctgcactccaactccgcagtcagacatgactatCAGCCAGCCAGTGAAACAGAAGTCAACATGAACACAGTGTAGAACAGAAGTTGTTAGCACAGAAATttgtgactttcagccaagtccatcatggggggagggaagcccaGAGCTCTGGTCCTCCCTGTGCGCCCCAAGCCACCCGAGACTGTCTCGCTTCCAGCTGCctggtccctgccctgcccattgcTCCTCCTCCGGCTTTTGTCTCACTTCCCAGGCCAAGAGTCACCTGGTCACATCCCCCTCCTTGGTCTCAGGTTAACAAGGGGTGGCCATAGCATCTGTGCAGGTAGCTGGATCACCCCCACAACCAATAGTCACACACCTTTATTCCCACTATCTAGACATTAGTTCAatacatagggaaactgaggcacacacagcattaatacaaaacagtaagactcacataggcttacatacaacataacaagggaaaatccccactatgttacactatctatctatctatctatttagtatattgttttttctttcttcctgtctttccacTTAGTTACCAGTggcctgatacaaagcccactgaatCCTATGGAAGGATTGTCACTGAGTTGGATAAAGGCAGTGGAGAGCTGTGTGATCTAGTGGAAGGGACACTGGTCCTGCTCTATGAGCTTGTTTATGTCAGGTCAACTCTTTTTGCCTTAGTATTTCcattggtaaaatggggataatgtgtCATGCCCCCCCGACTAAAGCCCTGAGACAGTAAAGTATTTGCttgcttgtgtgtatgtgtgtgtgttgctgcctGATTACTTCTGATTCCACATGGTGTCCAGTTGACCGGTAAGTCCgaaactctggtgtttgtatctttggaaaaaaaatattggatGAAAGGCACTCTGTAAGTTCCAGGTATTAATATACAAGTTTCATCGCCAATGTATCTGAGTGACTCATATTCTGTAATGACTTTCCCCCCGCAAAAGAAATCATCTCTCGGATACATTCGTATTTTCAAGTGGAACGTTTGTATATCTTATATCAAGATTACTATTAAAATTTTATTACCGTTTCTTGGAAGGAACACCACTGAATGTTGAAGCATGGAGAGACAAAATCAAACTGTGTTGAAGGAGTTCATCATCTTGGGATTTTCCAGCCTCCAGGAGATGTGGCTATCACTCTTCAGTGGGTTTTTGTTCACTTACCTCTTCACCCTATTTGGGAACACCTGCATCATCATCCTTGCCTTGGTGGACCAAAGATTCCACactcccatgtatttcttccttggGAACTTGTCCTTTCTGGACATCTGTTATACCACCACGACCATCCCCCAGATGCTGGTTCATCTCCTCTCAGAGAGGAGCAACATCTCCTACACAGGCTGTGTGCTGCAACTTTACTTCTTCTTTTCCTTCGTGGGCActgagtgcctcctgctggcagtgatggcctttgaccgctaTGTTGCCATCTGTAACCCGCTGCATTACACACTGATCGTCAACAAAAGCCTTTGTCTCCAGCTGGCAGCTGCCTCCTGGGTAAGTGGCTTCCTTAACTCTGCAATACACACAGTCTTCACCTTCTGGTTACCCTTCTGTGGAGACAACCGTATTGATTACTTCTACTGTGATATCCCACCGTTGCTGGAGCTGTCATGTGGGGACACCTCTCTCAACAAACTTCTGTTGCTCTGCATTGGTCTCTTCATAGCCTGTACCCCCTTTGCCTGCATCCTTCTATCATACACTTACATTATCTCAACCATACTGAAGATGCCTTCTTCCAAGGGGAAGAGGAAGGCGTACTCCACCTGTTCATCCCACCTGACTGTGGTCCTTCTGTACTATGGCAGCTCTATCTTCTCCTACCTGAGACCCAGTTCAAGTTACTCACCAAGTAGTGCCAGACTGATCTCCGTATTATATAGCGTCTTAACACCAATGTTAAATCCCATCATTTATACAATGCGGAACAAGGATGTGAAAGAAGCTTTGAAATATGTGATACATAGGATGTGAATGAATATTATTCGCTTCTTCTTTACCTGTTGCTGCCTTCAGTTTCTTCATCTTCTTCTtctgctgcttcttctgcagcaccATCATCAtccaaatatttacaaataactTATAGTATAAACCCACAAACAGCATTGATTCAATTCTTATTCATTTGGGAACATGATACTGTATCTGGGTTTTTAATTTCCTCTTCATTTCTTACTCTCTCTTTTCTGTACACAAGCACGGCAAGTTCTAAGGAATGTTGAGTACATTCCATGAAAGACACAAAGACATTACAGCtacatttttattggtaaatgtcagtaaacgtggatttcactgtacacacaaacAGGTCTGACTGCAGGAGCTGTGGCCACCAGCAAAGAATGCAGTGACCACATTTCTCAAGACAAAGTATCATTTAATgttaacagtaggaacaaagctGGGCATGGACCCAGGGGGctgaagcagagctgggagcttCTCACCGCTCTGCTTCTGGtagtggtggggctccggggctcagggctttagttACGGGGACAGCGCTGGGGCCAAAACCACTGCTCCCCTCATAGTTAAAGTCTCTAGCCCCCGTGCCACCTGCAGGCTGAAGACCCGAGCCTCAGCGCTCCCCTCAAATCTAAAGCCCTGAAAGCTCCCTCTATCCCTCCCCGGAGCCCTGACCTCCCTCACCCTGATGCTGTAGCCCTACTCCTCCCCTCGCCGCTAAAGCCCTGAGGCAGTAAAGTATTTGCttgcttgtgtgtatgtgtgtgttgctgCTGCCTCATTACTTCTGGTTCCATATGGTAAGTCCaaaactctggtgtttgtatctttggaaaaaatatttacagtaaATCCTCAGTTAGAATTTCAGATAGACTAATAATTCTGCCTCCACCTAGCTtgttgccagggccagctccagggtttttgccaccccaagcagcagaaaaaaaaagccgcaatcacaatcggtggcacttcagtggcagctccaccgcaCCGCTTTCTTCTTCTGTGGCAGGTCCCTCCAAGAGCGACCAAGGGACCCGCCACtcaattgccgccgaagagcccgacgtgccaTCCCTTCCCCTTGCCCGCCCAacgcacctgcttgctgagctggtgcctggagctggccctgcttgttgcaatgtataataataaaaagaatcaTATACTGACAGGCAATTCACCTCAGTTTGTTCATGTGGGCGTACATTTTAAGCTGCTTATGAATTCATTTTAGGAATACACATGAATGCTCAGCGAGCTACAGAGGTTTTAAATGTGGTATTTATTACCTGTAGGTGGGGACACAGGTAGACAAGCACTCAAAAGAGTGTCTCTACATCAGAATATACACAGATAATTATCATACACATATGTACAGTATACACAGTTATTTAGTGCAATATTGTTATACTCAGACCCTCAAGTAGTTTGAAAAGTATTTAATACAGTCAATATTTTGTATATCTAATATACAGTCTATTTAGTGCATACTTGATGTAGGACTgaatgaaattctctggcctgttgtAGGcaggagttagactagatgaccataatggtttTCCATTGCTTTAAAATAAAGGAATCTATGATATACATCCTGATGCTAAAATCAGATCTGCTAGCATAGACATCTGCACCTACACAGAACATGATGGAAATTAAGATCTACCTCACAGAGCCATTGTGTGACACACACAATTTAGGCTTGTAAAGTTCTATTAGAATATTAGACAGAAAGTCATTCACAAGGCCTGAGACTTGggtcagagggaaatctgggGAAATGCTTTCAAGAGTCAGCCAAAAAATGTTGCACCAAAGAGATAAAGCAGGAAAAGAGAAAGCCTAATGGATTTCAATATAGAACTGTTGGGAATTTTTACACTATTGAAATATTGATTAAAATTGCGAGGTTTACACCCACACACAAAGCAGAGATGTTCTGAAACGCTTCTCATTTTCAaccacatatatatattttttcctctaaCATTTCAAATTATGAAGATATATTTTGGAGACAGCACTTTGACTAAatattctcatttctttttcagtCAACTTTCAATCTGGTCAAAAGATTTTGAATTTCAGAAGTTTGGTAAACAAAAATCCATAACATTTAGATTAGAAAAGtagatattttttaaacatgatttttCCTACTTGTTTTCCTACAGAACAGGTCATTTCCTCCCTGCAAATAGCAACAGGTCAAGGAATAAATgagagccgggggtggggggaatcaatAAAATGCTAGTGGATTTCTCCTATTCTTCCTATTCTTCCCATTCTGACTAACTCTACTTTTCTTTCTCTAATTTCTCCGGCTATGTGAAAAGATGCTTTCCTCTACCATTTTCCTAAAGGTTTCCTTCACCACTTTGTTCCTCAGTGTGTATATTATGGGGTTCAACATTGGCATCATGACTGTGTACATGAGGGAAATCATTTGGTCACTCTCCAGGCTGTAGCTGGACTTGGGCCTCAGATAGGTGATAAGAGCAGGTCCATGGAACAAAGTGATCACCATGAGGTGGGAAGAGCAGGTGGAGAGGACTTTCCACCTTCCCTCTGCCAATGGCAGCTTCAGGATGGTGGCAATAATGTAGGTGTAGGACAGGATTATCAACAGGAAAGGGCTCATGATGAACAGCCCTGACATGGCCAAGAAAATGGTCTTGATCTTGGAGGTGTGCGTGCATGCCATCTTCATCACTGATGGGATGTCACaaaagaagtggtggatgtggttgGAGCTACAGAAGGAAAGGTTGAATATCCATGTGGTCTGAACCACTTCCACCAAGATGCTGATGACACATGAGGTTGCTGCTAGCTGAACCCCAGCCCATTCAAAATTGTTTGGTGCCTACATTGGGGCTGGAAGGAGGCACCCATCTCTGTTTGTGATCCACAGCAAAGAACCCTTCTCCTGGTGTCAAGCAGATTAGGCCTTcgtgcctaaataccttaaaaaaatctggcccatagccAACTAAACCTGGAGGTTCTGAACTTTTGTGGATATGGGCCTATGGAAATATGGAGCTAGATCTCCATCTGGTGGATATAAGTTTATTTCCATTGAAGTTGAGCTGCGCAacaaaaatgtcagatgaaattcaatgatgataaatgcaaagtaaatgtACATTGGAAACCCCCAGGTTTACTCgcctatgggccagatttttttagatatttaggcacctgaaaagagtttcgtctgtatgaagtgctgcctgatagagctgatggaagaaaaaatCAGAAGATTGGAGATGCatgtggaaactctggttgagtttagaagagAGTTCGagtggatgatggagcaaagacctGTAGagtctgaagggaaaagctcagatatgtagatggaagcaggaccaaagaactctgagaggAAACTGCTGCGTGAGGAAAATGGACAGTGGAAGCACGTGACTAAGAGAactaggcagaggaaaagatgagctagtgaaggagaaatacagctcaggaacaggtttgtgaggttggaaaatgaagaaggagacagcaggtggtcgctgaaggtgagagggcaaggaagaagagaaaagcagctagtcctataggaagagggaaagagtcaatggagataccaGCACCAAATATGAGCGCCAGGAGGATATTGGATGGGTTGAGGAGgactgcaagggtgaataggaatcaagaggactttcagccagagggaacaggggatagaccggagaatcgcaccatcaccaggaaaaggcaggtctacgtgactgggaactccttactgagaagaatagatagGCTTGTAACCAGAGCTgttccagagaacagaagggtgtgctgtttgccgggtgctaagatatgggatgtggatctgaggctgaagaggatcctaatgggaatgggaaagaatccgctgattgtccctcatgtgggaacaaatgatatggctagattctcgctgggaagtatcaagggagactatgccaggctagGGAATACACTTAAGAAAATCAAGGCTCACGTGATCTTCAGtgagattctgcctgttcctagagaggGGCAACAAAGGtatgacaagattatgatgatcaactgATGGCTCAGGCACTGGtcctataaggagggctttgggatgtatggtcactgggaggcattcatggacaagGACTGTTCtttcaggatggacttcacctgagtagagAAGGACATAGACttttaggatggaggctcgcACCACTGtttaagagagctttaaagtTGGAATTAggaggagatggttgggagatgtccaggtaatctccatgccagatATTAACATtgagaggaaagaaaatgaagtaagaaaggatacagtagtgagtaggagaatggacatacggaggaagggtagtgtagataccagtctaataggtgatactgagggcagaatgtctgggcctaatcaggtaaagaatgtgagcaaagccaaacagcaagaattaagatgtttgtacaccagtgcaaggagcctaggtaacaaaatggaggaactagagttactggtgcaggaagtaaaaccagatattatagggataacagaaacatggtagaatagtagtcatgactggagtacaggtattgaaggctatgtgctgtttaggaaagacagaaataaaggtaaaggtggtggAGCAACATTGTATAtcgatgaggtagactgtaaagagataagaagggatggaatggataagacacagtctgtctgggcaaaaatcacattggggaagaaagcttcTAGAGTtgcccctgggatagtgcttggggtgtgctacagactgcagggatctgatttggatatggaaagagacctttttaatgtttttaatgaaataaatactaatgggaatagtgtgatcatgggagattttaacttcccagatatagactggaggacaagtgctagtaataatcatatcatagggctcagatttttctagatgtgatagctgatggattccttcaccaagtagttgctgaaccaacaaggggggatgccattttagacttgattttggtgagtagtgaagacctcaaagaagaaatggttgtaggggacaaccttggttggagtgatcatgagctaattccgtttaaattaaatggaaggactgtcatagtataattcccaaatctggaccttagcgtccaaaatatgggtactagcatgaattcccctaagcttaattaccagcttagatctgataggctgccaccaatcaggacttatgtAAAGctcctgatagactctggtctccccaaacccttccctgggaacccccaagacccagattccttgagtctcacaacaaagggaaataaatcattccctccccctctctttacctcctcccagatctttcccgccctgggtacactaggagcttaccctgcttcaactccttgaaacacaacaccgAGGGATCAGGTTTCTCCCCCCtttctcccagaggcaatacagattcagttccatgaatctaacacaaagaggaagttcaccttcccctccctgctctccttcccttcccctcaccaattccctggtgagtgcagactcccttccttcgagccttaactaggaggaaaaaatcaaacaggtcttaaagcaaagcttttaatgaaaaaaagaaagaaaaaagtaaaaggtttatctctgaagtttagatggtaaacagtacagggtcttttagcttatagaaaatggataaacagccttatccagaaaaaatacaatttaaactatttccagcagactacacatttgcaaatacagaaaaacaatgtaaaagcctgtATTGtttttctacctttgtacttacaacttggaaacagaagattagagagcctggaaaTTCTtgtggtccctctcagagcccagagagagaacagacaaagaacaaagaactcacacccaaaactccctccacccagatttgaaagtatcttgtctcctgattggtcctctggtcagatgttgcaggtcattgtttgttaaccctttacaggtgaaagagacattaacccttagctatctgtttatgataaggacaaacaaaaatagatctgtgactagggttttttatttcataaGGGCTACCTTTAAAGAATTAAGGTaattaattagggaagtggattggattgaagaacttgtggatctaaaggtggaggaggcctagAATTACttgaagtcaaagttgcagaaactatcagaagcctgcatcccaagaaaggggaaaatattcaaaggcaggagttgtaggccaagttggatgagcaagcatctcagaaaggtgattaagaaaaagcagaaagcctacaaggagtggaagatgggagcgatcagcaaggaaagttaccttattgaggtcagaacatgtaaggATAAAGTAAGAAAGGCCAAAAgctatgtagagttggaccttgcaaagggaattaaaaccaatagtaaaaggttctatagccatataaagaagaagacaacaaagaaagaagaagtgggaccacaaAACACTGAGGAGGGagtagaggttaaggataatttaggcatggcccagtatctaaacaaatactttgcctcagtctttaatgaggctaatgaggagcttagggataatggaaggatgacaaatgggaatgaggatatgaaggtagatattaacacatccaaggtagaagccaaagtCGATCAGCTTAATGGaactaaatcagggggcccagataaacTTCAtttaagaatattaaaggaactggcacatgaaattgaaaACCCATTAGCATGAacttttaatgaatctgtaaactcaagagttgtaccatatgactggagaattgctaacataattcgtatctttaagaaagggaaaaaaggtgatctgggcaactacagtcctgttagtttgacacctgtagtatgcaaggtcctggggaaaaaatgaaggagaaagtagttaaggacattgaggtcaatggtaattgggacaaaatacaacatgattttacaaaaggtagatcgtaccaaaccaacctgatctccttctttgagaaggtaactgattttctagacaagggaaatgcagtggatctaatttacctcgatttcagtaaggcattagacacagttccacatgcagaattattagctaaattggaaaagatggtgTAGCACGGTGCGACTCACCCCTGCAGAACCTCGTGCTGGTCTTTTTC
It encodes the following:
- the LOC115638259 gene encoding olfactory receptor 5V1-like; protein product: MERQNQTVLKEFIILGFSSLQEMWLSLFSGFLFTYLFTLFGNTCIIILALVDQRFHTPMYFFLGNLSFLDICYTTTTIPQMLVHLLSERSNISYTGCVLQLYFFFSFVGTECLLLAVMAFDRYVAICNPLHYTLIVNKSLCLQLAAASWVSGFLNSAIHTVFTFWLPFCGDNRIDYFYCDIPPLLELSCGDTSLNKLLLLCIGLFIACTPFACILLSYTYIISTILKMPSSKGKRKAYSTCSSHLTVVLLYYGSSIFSYLRPSSSYSPSSARLISVLYSVLTPMLNPIIYTMRNKDVKEALKYVIHRM